A single region of the Streptomyces sp. NBC_01262 genome encodes:
- a CDS encoding bifunctional adenosylcobinamide kinase/adenosylcobinamide-phosphate guanylyltransferase translates to MELTLLGTGGPEGLPVPDCPCAACACATGVHARAATAVLVDGTLLIDLTPGLAFSAARAGRSLTGVRQVLLSHPHDGPAVEIPAGLPAPVRVLAGQEPALISGHRVTAVPVDAPGSGYVVEGPGGERLLYLPPGCGPAGLAGPVEGSYAYEMVLLDAVERPDALARLRAAGAVDKATDVIAVHLGHSVPPGAELRRRLAALGARAVPDGTSLTTGEYAEVPDLPRRTLVLGGARSGKSVEAERRLAAFPDVLYVATSGNRSGDAEWAQRIALHRERRPGSWQTVETCDLVPLLAGGQEEPALLIDCLALWLTDAMDAVGAWNDEVWANGGRRELRARVDELAAAWRATRRTAVAVSNEVGSGVVPATASGRRFRDELGRLNAAVAAESEHVLLVVAGQALPLRPAG, encoded by the coding sequence GTGGAACTGACTCTCCTCGGCACCGGAGGCCCCGAGGGCCTGCCCGTCCCCGACTGCCCCTGCGCCGCATGCGCGTGCGCGACCGGCGTTCACGCGCGTGCCGCGACGGCGGTCCTCGTGGACGGCACGCTGCTGATCGACCTGACCCCCGGCCTGGCTTTTTCCGCCGCGCGGGCGGGACGCTCGCTGACCGGCGTGCGTCAGGTGCTGCTCTCCCACCCGCACGACGGCCCCGCCGTCGAGATCCCGGCCGGGCTTCCGGCGCCCGTGCGGGTGCTGGCGGGCCAGGAGCCGGCGCTGATCTCCGGGCACCGGGTGACGGCCGTGCCGGTGGACGCGCCGGGCTCCGGTTACGTCGTCGAGGGGCCGGGCGGCGAGCGGCTGCTCTACCTGCCGCCGGGGTGCGGCCCGGCGGGGCTGGCCGGGCCGGTGGAGGGCTCGTACGCGTACGAGATGGTCCTGCTGGACGCCGTGGAGAGGCCGGACGCCCTGGCCCGGCTGCGCGCGGCGGGCGCCGTCGACAAGGCGACGGACGTCATCGCCGTCCACCTGGGCCACTCCGTACCGCCCGGCGCGGAGCTGCGCCGGCGGCTGGCGGCGCTCGGCGCGCGGGCGGTGCCGGACGGGACGAGCCTGACCACCGGCGAGTACGCCGAGGTGCCGGACCTGCCGCGCCGCACCCTGGTGCTCGGCGGGGCCCGGTCCGGCAAGTCCGTCGAGGCGGAGCGGCGGCTGGCGGCCTTCCCTGACGTCCTGTACGTCGCGACGAGCGGCAACCGGAGCGGCGACGCCGAGTGGGCGCAGCGGATCGCGCTGCACCGCGAGCGCCGTCCCGGGTCCTGGCAGACCGTCGAGACCTGCGACCTCGTCCCGCTGCTCGCCGGCGGCCAGGAGGAGCCGGCCCTGCTCATCGACTGCCTCGCGCTGTGGCTCACCGATGCCATGGACGCCGTCGGCGCCTGGAACGACGAGGTGTGGGCGAACGGCGGCCGGCGCGAACTGCGGGCCCGGGTCGACGAGTTGGCGGCGGCCTGGCGGGCCACCCGGCGTACCGCCGTGGCCGTCAGCAACGAGGTGGGATCGGGCGTGGTGCCGGCGACAGCGAGCGGCCGCCGTTTCCGCGACGAGCTGGGACGGCTCAACGCGGCCGTCGCGGCCGAGTCCGAGCATGTGCTGCTGGTTGTGGCCGGGCAGGCGTTGCCGCTACGGCCCGCAGGGTAG
- the cobT gene encoding nicotinate-nucleotide--dimethylbenzimidazole phosphoribosyltransferase, with protein sequence MTGLNLEDFGSRVERPDAGIRRDAHDRWEQLVRPPLALGKLAELADWLAATQGQVPVRPVSRPKVVLFAADHGVAELKVSANPPGGAADLVRNVLEGGSATNVLARLYGAQIRVVDVALDTDAEGLPAEVTAHRVRRGSGRLDVEDALSVEEAEQAFRVGVAIADEEADSGTDLILLGDVSVGGTTAAGVLIAALCGTDASVVTGRGSGIDDIAWMRKCAAIRDGLRRARPVLGDQLELLAAVGGADLAALTGFLLQAAVRKLPVILDGVVTAAAALVAQRVAFRAPDWWLAGQVSGEPGQAKALDRLSIEPLLDQGITAGEGTGALLALPLLQGAAAMAAELPERF encoded by the coding sequence GTGACCGGCCTGAATCTTGAAGACTTCGGCTCCCGCGTGGAGCGCCCCGACGCCGGGATCCGGCGCGACGCGCATGACCGGTGGGAGCAGTTGGTGCGCCCGCCGCTGGCGCTGGGGAAGCTCGCCGAGCTCGCGGACTGGCTGGCGGCGACTCAGGGGCAGGTGCCGGTGCGGCCGGTGAGCCGGCCGAAGGTGGTGCTGTTCGCGGCGGACCACGGCGTCGCGGAGCTGAAGGTGTCGGCGAATCCGCCGGGCGGCGCGGCCGATCTCGTACGCAACGTCCTGGAGGGCGGCTCGGCCACGAACGTCCTGGCCCGGCTGTACGGGGCCCAGATCCGGGTCGTGGACGTGGCCCTGGACACGGACGCGGAGGGCCTCCCTGCGGAGGTCACCGCACACCGGGTGCGGCGGGGCTCGGGCCGGCTGGACGTCGAGGACGCGCTGAGCGTGGAGGAGGCCGAGCAGGCCTTCCGCGTCGGCGTTGCGATCGCCGACGAGGAGGCGGACTCCGGCACGGACCTGATCCTGCTCGGCGATGTGAGCGTCGGCGGCACGACGGCCGCCGGTGTGCTGATCGCGGCCCTGTGCGGCACGGACGCGTCCGTGGTGACCGGCCGGGGCTCCGGCATCGACGACATCGCCTGGATGCGCAAGTGCGCCGCGATCCGGGACGGCCTGCGCCGCGCCCGCCCGGTGCTCGGCGACCAGCTCGAACTGCTGGCGGCGGTCGGCGGGGCGGATCTGGCCGCCCTGACCGGTTTCCTGCTCCAGGCGGCCGTGCGCAAGCTCCCGGTGATCCTCGACGGCGTCGTCACGGCCGCGGCGGCCCTGGTCGCCCAGCGGGTCGCCTTCCGGGCGCCCGACTGGTGGCTGGCCGGGCAGGTCAGCGGTGAGCCCGGTCAGGCGAAGGCGCTGGACCGGCTGTCCATCGAGCCACTGCTCGACCAGGGCATCACGGCCGGCGAGGGCACGGGCGCGCTGCTGGCGCTGCCGTTGCTCCAGGGTGCGGCGGCGATGGCCGCGGAGCTGCCGGAACGTTTCTGA
- the lpdA gene encoding dihydrolipoyl dehydrogenase has translation MANDASTVFDLVILGGGSGGYAAALRAAQLGLDVALIEKNKLGGTCLHNGCIPTKALLHAGEIADQAREADQFGVKATFEGIDIAQVHKYKDDVISGLYKGLQGLVASRKITYVTGEGRLSSPTSVDVNGQRYTARHIVLATGSVPKSLPGLVIDGDRIISSDHALVLDRVPKSAIVLGGGVIGVEFASAWKSFGTDVTVIEGLPHLVPVEDENSSKLLERAFRKRGIKFNLGTFFSKAEYTADGVKVTLADGKEFEAELLLVAVGRGPVSAGIGYEEAGVAMDRGYVLVDEYMRTNVPTISAVGDLVPTLQLAHVGFAEGILVAERLAGLKTVPIDYDGVPRVTYCHPEVASMGISEAKAKELYGADKVVTLKYNLAGNGKSKILKTAGEIKLVQVRDGAVVGVHMVGDRMGEQVGEAQLIYNWEALPAEVAQLIHAHPTQSEALGEAHLALAGKPLHSHD, from the coding sequence GTGGCGAACGACGCCAGCACCGTTTTCGACCTAGTGATCCTCGGCGGCGGCAGCGGCGGTTACGCCGCGGCACTGCGCGCGGCTCAGCTCGGTCTGGACGTCGCCCTGATCGAGAAGAACAAGCTCGGCGGCACCTGCCTGCACAACGGCTGCATCCCCACAAAGGCTCTGCTGCACGCGGGCGAGATCGCGGACCAGGCCCGCGAGGCCGACCAGTTCGGCGTGAAGGCGACCTTCGAGGGCATCGACATCGCCCAGGTCCACAAGTACAAGGACGACGTGATCTCCGGCCTGTACAAGGGCCTCCAGGGCCTGGTGGCCTCGCGCAAGATCACGTACGTGACCGGTGAGGGCCGGCTGTCCTCCCCGACCAGCGTCGATGTGAACGGCCAGCGCTACACCGCCCGGCACATCGTGCTCGCGACGGGCTCGGTGCCGAAGTCGCTGCCCGGTCTGGTGATCGACGGCGACCGCATCATCTCCTCGGACCACGCGCTGGTCCTGGACCGCGTCCCGAAGTCCGCGATCGTGCTGGGCGGCGGCGTCATCGGCGTCGAGTTCGCCTCCGCGTGGAAGTCCTTCGGCACCGACGTCACCGTCATCGAGGGCCTGCCGCACCTGGTCCCGGTCGAGGACGAGAACAGCTCCAAGCTGCTGGAGCGGGCCTTCCGCAAGCGGGGCATCAAGTTCAACCTGGGCACCTTCTTCTCCAAGGCCGAGTACACCGCGGACGGCGTCAAGGTCACGCTGGCGGACGGCAAGGAGTTCGAGGCCGAGCTGCTGCTCGTGGCCGTCGGGCGCGGCCCGGTGTCGGCCGGCATCGGCTACGAGGAGGCCGGGGTCGCCATGGACCGCGGCTATGTCCTCGTCGACGAGTACATGCGGACGAACGTGCCGACGATCTCGGCGGTCGGTGACCTGGTCCCGACGCTGCAGCTCGCGCACGTCGGCTTCGCCGAGGGCATCCTGGTCGCGGAGCGGCTGGCCGGTCTCAAGACCGTGCCGATCGACTACGACGGCGTGCCGCGCGTGACGTACTGCCACCCCGAGGTCGCCTCGATGGGCATCTCCGAGGCGAAGGCCAAGGAGCTGTACGGCGCCGACAAGGTCGTCACCCTGAAGTACAACCTGGCCGGCAACGGCAAGAGCAAGATCCTCAAGACCGCGGGCGAGATCAAGCTCGTCCAGGTCCGCGACGGTGCGGTGGTCGGCGTCCACATGGTCGGCGACCGTATGGGTGAGCAGGTCGGCGAGGCCCAGTTGATCTACAACTGGGAGGCCCTGCCTGCCGAGGTCGCGCAGCTGATCCACGCGCACCCCACGCAGAGCGAGGCGCTCGGCGAGGCCCACCTGGCACTCGCGGGCAAGCCGCTGCACTCGCACGACTGA
- a CDS encoding adenosylcobinamide-GDP ribazoletransferase encodes MAKDLDDGVRFAFGTLTVLRVRVTRWDRDAARTGMLFAPLVGLVVGLFAACGGGVLTLLGGSPLLAAVATVAVPAALTRGLHLDGLADTADALGSGKPAEDALRIMKQSDIGPFGVLVIVFVILGQVAALASLYGDSWAAGALGSAIAAAVGRGAMTLACRHGVPPARPEGLGAAVAGTIPVRVAWSVGAGLVVLSAACGALFGAWGVLRFGAAAVIGLVAGELLLRRCRGRFGGVTGDVFGALCETAAVAALVVSALG; translated from the coding sequence ATGGCCAAGGATCTCGACGACGGTGTGCGCTTCGCCTTCGGCACGTTGACGGTGCTACGCGTCCGCGTCACCCGCTGGGACCGCGACGCCGCCCGCACCGGCATGCTCTTCGCACCCCTGGTGGGGCTCGTGGTCGGGCTGTTCGCGGCCTGCGGGGGCGGGGTGCTGACGCTGCTCGGCGGCAGCCCGCTCCTTGCGGCGGTCGCCACGGTCGCCGTGCCGGCCGCGCTCACCCGTGGGCTGCACCTGGACGGGCTCGCCGACACCGCCGACGCACTTGGCAGCGGCAAGCCGGCCGAGGACGCGCTGCGCATCATGAAGCAGTCCGACATCGGGCCGTTCGGGGTGCTGGTGATCGTCTTCGTGATCCTCGGTCAGGTCGCCGCCCTGGCCTCCCTGTACGGCGACTCCTGGGCGGCCGGAGCACTTGGCTCCGCCATAGCCGCCGCCGTCGGTCGTGGCGCCATGACGCTCGCCTGCCGCCACGGCGTCCCCCCGGCCCGCCCCGAGGGGCTGGGTGCGGCGGTCGCGGGGACCATTCCGGTGCGCGTCGCCTGGAGCGTCGGGGCGGGCCTCGTCGTCCTGTCCGCCGCCTGCGGTGCGCTGTTCGGGGCTTGGGGCGTGCTGCGGTTCGGGGCGGCGGCGGTGATCGGGCTGGTAGCGGGTGAGTTGCTGCTGCGGCGCTGCCGGGGGCGGTTCGGCGGGGTGACGGGGGATGTGTTCGGGGCGCTTTGCGAGACGGCGGCGGTCGCCGCGCTGGTCGTGTCGGCTCTGGGGTAG
- a CDS encoding leucyl aminopeptidase, with amino-acid sequence MTALTLSTSSAAALRADAVVVGVAKGTKGPEVAPGAEAVDKAYDGKLAATLETLGASGGEGEVTKLPAPEGVKAPVVVVVGLGEPPADGEAYGTETLRAAAGAAARALSGAKKAVFALPTADAEAAGAIAEGALLGAYAYTAYQQKSNGRGPLAEVALVGAKPRDKAYKTAAERAIALAAEVNRARDLINMPPNDLHPKEFATVVQTAAKEHGLKVEVLDEKALAKGGYGGILGVGKGSANPPRLVKLSYTAAKASKHLAFVGKGITYDSGGISLKPAGHNETMKCDMSGAAAVFAAVVTAAKLGLDVNVTGWLALAENMPSGTATRPGDVLRMYSGKTVEVLNTDAEGRLVLADALTRASEEKPDAIVDVATLTGAMVLALGSRIFGIMANDDEFRGAIHETAAEAGEQSWPMPLPEELRKGMDSSTADIANMGERMGGGLVAGLFLREFVGEGITWAHLDIAGPAFNEGGPFGYTPKGGTGSAVRTLVALAEKAAAGTIL; translated from the coding sequence GTGACTGCACTGACTCTCAGCACTTCCTCCGCCGCAGCGCTGCGCGCGGACGCCGTCGTCGTCGGCGTGGCCAAGGGGACGAAGGGCCCCGAGGTCGCACCGGGTGCGGAGGCGGTTGACAAGGCGTACGACGGCAAGCTGGCGGCGACTTTGGAGACGCTCGGGGCTTCGGGCGGCGAGGGCGAGGTGACGAAGCTGCCGGCGCCGGAGGGAGTCAAGGCGCCGGTGGTCGTCGTGGTGGGCCTCGGGGAGCCGCCGGCGGATGGCGAGGCGTACGGCACGGAGACGCTGCGCGCGGCGGCCGGGGCAGCCGCCCGGGCGCTGTCCGGGGCGAAGAAGGCCGTGTTCGCGCTGCCGACCGCGGACGCGGAGGCGGCCGGGGCGATCGCGGAGGGCGCGCTGCTGGGGGCGTACGCGTACACGGCGTACCAGCAGAAGAGCAACGGGCGGGGCCCGCTGGCGGAGGTCGCGCTGGTCGGGGCGAAGCCGCGCGACAAGGCGTACAAGACGGCCGCGGAGCGGGCGATCGCGCTGGCGGCCGAGGTCAACCGGGCGCGTGACCTGATCAACATGCCGCCGAACGACCTGCACCCGAAGGAATTCGCGACGGTGGTGCAGACCGCGGCCAAGGAGCACGGCCTGAAGGTCGAGGTGCTCGACGAGAAGGCGCTGGCCAAGGGCGGTTACGGCGGCATCCTGGGCGTCGGCAAGGGCTCGGCGAACCCGCCGCGGCTGGTGAAGCTGTCGTACACCGCCGCGAAGGCGAGCAAGCACCTGGCGTTCGTGGGCAAGGGCATCACGTACGACTCGGGCGGCATCTCGCTGAAGCCGGCCGGGCACAACGAGACGATGAAGTGCGACATGAGCGGCGCGGCGGCGGTCTTCGCGGCCGTGGTGACGGCGGCGAAGCTCGGGCTGGACGTCAATGTCACCGGCTGGCTGGCGCTGGCGGAGAACATGCCGTCGGGCACCGCGACCCGCCCCGGCGACGTGCTGCGGATGTACAGCGGCAAGACGGTCGAGGTGCTGAACACCGACGCAGAGGGCCGGCTGGTGCTGGCGGACGCGCTCACCCGGGCCTCGGAGGAGAAGCCGGACGCGATCGTGGACGTCGCGACGCTGACCGGCGCGATGGTGCTGGCGCTGGGCAGCCGGATCTTCGGGATCATGGCCAACGACGACGAGTTCCGCGGCGCGATCCACGAGACGGCGGCCGAGGCGGGCGAGCAGTCCTGGCCGATGCCGCTGCCGGAGGAACTGCGCAAGGGCATGGACTCCTCCACAGCCGACATCGCGAACATGGGCGAGCGGATGGGCGGCGGTCTGGTGGCCGGACTGTTCCTGCGGGAGTTCGTGGGCGAGGGCATCACCTGGGCGCACCTGGACATCGCGGGCCCGGCCTTCAACGAGGGCGGTCCCTTCGGCTACACCCCCAAGGGCGGCACGGGGTCCGCGGTGCGGACGCTGGTCGCGCTCGCGGAGAAGGCCGCCGCGGGCACCATTCTGTGA